Proteins from one Coffea arabica cultivar ET-39 chromosome 8c, Coffea Arabica ET-39 HiFi, whole genome shotgun sequence genomic window:
- the LOC113706309 gene encoding AT-hook motif nuclear-localized protein 23-like, with translation MAGLDLSTASRFIHHQPQPQPQLHHRPSDLHLQHNTQRTLEDEDDFPSDDHQDADASHQLDLIGANSGGPGDVVGRRPRGRPPGSKNKPKPPVIITRESANTLRAHILEVGNGCDIFDCVSTYARRRQRGICILSGSGTVTNVSLRQPAAAGSIVTLHGRFEILSLSGSFLPPPAPPGATSLTIFLAGGQGQVVGGSVVGELTAAGPVIVIAASFTNVAYERLPLDEDEQLQIQPPVSQAGSVAAAGGGGGGGGGGVSSHAFPDPSSGLPFFNLPLNMPNLPVDGWTGNTAVRPPF, from the coding sequence ATGGCCGGTTTAGATTTAAGCACGGCTTCTCGTTTCATCCACCACCAGCCGCAGCCACAGCCGCAGCTCCACCACCGCCCTTCAGACTTGCATCTCCAGCATAATACTCAAAGAACACTAGAGGATGAAGATGATTTTCCCAGTGATGATCACCAAGATGCAGATGCATCCCATCAGCTCGACCTTATAGGGGCAAATTCCGGGGGTCCCGGGGATGTCGTAGGTCGAAGGCCTCGAGGACGACCCCCGGGATCCAAGAACAAGCCCAAACCACCAGTGATTATAACCAGGGAAAGCGCCAATACTTTGAGAGCACATATTCTTGAAGTCGGCAATGGCTGTGATATTTTTGACTGTGTTTCGACTTATGCTCGTCGGAGGCAACGTGGGATCTGCATACTCAGTGGGAGTGGAACAGTCACAAATGTTAGTCTTCGACAGCCAGCTGCAGCTGGTTCTATAGTAACCCTGCATGGGAGGTTTGAGATTCTATCGCTTTCGGGATCCTTTTTGCCTCCACCTGCACCACCGGGCGCGACGAGCTTGACTATATTCTTGGCTGGTGGGCAAGGCCAGGTTGTTGGTGGGAGTGTGGTGGGAGAGTTGACGGCTGCTGGGCCGGTTATCGTTATCGCGGCGTCGTTTACTAATGTTGCTTATGAGAGGTTGCCGTTGGATGAAGATGAGCAACTGCAGATTCAACCACCAGTGTCTCAAGCTGGTTCTGTTGCTGCtgcaggtggtggtggtggaggtggaggaGGAGGGGTTAGCAGTCATGCTTTTCCGGACCCCTCTTCCGGGCTTCCATTCTTCAATTTGCCTCTCAATATGCCTAATTTGCCAGTTGATGGATGGACCGGAAACACAGCTGTTCGACCTCCATTTTAG